A single window of Archangium gephyra DNA harbors:
- a CDS encoding MASE1 domain-containing protein: MPDSKHILQRWHPLGRLGLFTLVYCASIALGMRLNASDEHFSTLWPPSGVLLCALLLSRFRDWPALLLAAVLLKPFVSFPGHLPHLGGFLLSTGSALESLAGAFLLRRYAGFRPSLERVRDVLLLVGLGALLSTVLGATPGVTLMALQGEIPWREWSGQWRVFWVGDAMGVLLVAPVLLSWSTRGLEGWSRARQLELAVLLGALVLAVDLVFHLGPGEASVYHPVSYLAFPFILWAALRFEVRGTSAAMVALTAVALQHTLAGNGPFAAGPPGSSSTARLVFLQSFLAAVGASGLLLAAALGERRRAQEKATLLNRELRQSLHALATAQQELVHRERLAALGELSASVAHEVRNPLGVIANSVAALSRMVEPTHGTSWELLGVMGEEVARLDHLINGLLDFARPQVPRLLPQPLGPVVDGALEAASRSQPQAPRVRVTRELDPALPDAPLDAQLLHLALSNLFTNALQAMPQGGALHIGLTHVPARGGVPLARVSITDSGPGIPPEAMARLFEPFYTTKASGTGLGLAIVRRIVEAHHGSVEVRSTPGQGTTFTVLLPLAEASRSAA; encoded by the coding sequence GTGCCTGACTCCAAGCACATCCTCCAACGCTGGCATCCGCTCGGACGGCTGGGGCTGTTCACCCTGGTGTATTGCGCCAGCATCGCCCTGGGCATGCGGCTCAACGCCTCGGACGAGCACTTCTCCACCCTGTGGCCGCCCAGTGGCGTGCTGCTCTGCGCGCTGCTGCTCTCCCGCTTCCGCGACTGGCCCGCGCTCCTGCTCGCCGCCGTCCTCCTCAAGCCCTTCGTCTCCTTCCCGGGACACCTGCCGCACCTGGGCGGCTTCCTCCTGTCCACCGGCAGCGCCCTGGAATCCCTCGCCGGCGCCTTCCTGCTGCGCCGCTACGCCGGCTTCCGCCCCTCCCTGGAGCGCGTCCGGGACGTGCTCCTGCTGGTGGGGCTCGGCGCCCTGCTGAGCACCGTGCTCGGCGCCACCCCGGGTGTCACCCTCATGGCCCTCCAGGGCGAAATCCCCTGGCGGGAGTGGAGCGGCCAGTGGCGCGTCTTCTGGGTGGGAGATGCCATGGGCGTGCTGCTGGTGGCCCCCGTGCTGCTCTCCTGGTCCACCCGCGGCCTCGAGGGCTGGAGCCGCGCCCGCCAGCTGGAGCTCGCCGTGCTGCTGGGGGCGCTCGTGCTCGCGGTGGACCTCGTCTTCCACCTGGGCCCCGGAGAAGCCAGCGTCTACCACCCCGTCAGCTACCTGGCCTTCCCCTTCATCCTCTGGGCCGCGCTGCGCTTCGAGGTGCGCGGCACCTCGGCGGCCATGGTGGCCCTGACGGCCGTGGCCCTCCAGCACACGCTCGCGGGCAATGGCCCCTTCGCCGCCGGGCCCCCGGGCAGCTCCAGCACCGCGCGCCTCGTCTTCCTCCAGTCCTTCCTGGCCGCCGTGGGCGCCTCCGGGCTGCTGCTGGCCGCCGCCCTCGGCGAGCGCCGGCGCGCCCAGGAGAAGGCCACCCTGCTCAACCGCGAGCTGCGCCAGTCCCTGCATGCGCTCGCCACCGCCCAGCAGGAGCTGGTGCACCGCGAGCGCCTGGCCGCCTTGGGCGAGCTGTCCGCCAGCGTCGCCCACGAGGTGCGCAACCCCCTGGGCGTCATCGCCAACTCGGTGGCCGCCCTCTCGCGCATGGTGGAGCCCACGCACGGCACCTCCTGGGAGCTGCTCGGCGTCATGGGCGAGGAGGTGGCCCGGTTGGACCATCTCATCAACGGGCTGCTGGACTTCGCCCGCCCGCAGGTGCCCCGCCTGCTGCCCCAGCCGCTCGGCCCCGTGGTGGACGGCGCCCTGGAGGCCGCCTCACGCTCCCAGCCCCAGGCCCCGCGCGTGCGGGTGACGCGCGAGCTGGACCCGGCCCTGCCCGACGCCCCGCTGGACGCGCAGCTGCTGCACCTGGCGCTGAGCAACCTCTTCACCAACGCCCTGCAGGCCATGCCCCAGGGCGGCGCCCTGCACATCGGGCTCACGCACGTGCCGGCACGCGGCGGCGTGCCCCTGGCCCGCGTCTCCATCACCGACTCGGGCCCGGGCATTCCTCCCGAGGCCATGGCGCGCCTCTTCGAGCCCTTCTACACCACCAAGGCCTCGGGCACCGGCCTGGGGCTCGCCATCGTGCGGCGCATCGTCGAGGCCCACCACGGCTCGGTGGAGGTGCGCTCCACCCCGGGCCAGGGGACGACCTTCACCGTCCTGCTGCCCCTGGCCGAGGCCTCCCGCTCCGCCGCCTGA
- the tkt gene encoding transketolase, with the protein MTHDSTDWLCINTIRTLAMDAVEQAHSGHPGAPMALAPVAYQLWQQELRYDPASPIWPNRDRFVLSNGHASMLLYSLLHLTGVRRVTSEYTTEDQVAVSLEDLKKFRQLDSSTPGHPEYRWTSGVETTTGPLGQGVANTVGMAIASRWLAGYFNRPGFELFDYDVYALCGDGDLMEGVASEAASLAGHLKLPNLCWVYDSNRISIDGSTDLAFTEDVGKRFEAYGWRVLHVADANDLDALSQAFRTFKQDRGLPTLIIVTTQIGYGAPKKQGSASAHGEPLGAEEIKGAKRKYGWPEDAQFLVPEGVRERFSERMGERGRQLRTEWEARFAEYQKKHPELADHLTRMQKRELPEGWDKELPVFPADAKGVATRESSGKVLSALAKNYPWLVGGSADLNPSTKTYLSFSGAMKPGDQTGRNIHFGVREHAMGSILNGLALSKVRPYSATFLIFSEYERPPIRLSAIMELPSIHIFTHDSIGLGEDGPTHQPVEQLPSLRAIPGLIVLRPADANEVTEAWRVIAPLRHQPVVLVLTRQAVPTLDRTKYAPASGLAKGAYVLSDSKGTPDVILIGTGSEVTLCLQAQEQLEGQGVKARVVSMPSWELFEQQDEAYREQVLPSSVRARVAVEKAAAFGWERFVGLRGAVVGMRSFGASAPLKALQQKFGFTVDNVVKVAREVIEQAKK; encoded by the coding sequence ATGACCCACGATTCGACCGATTGGCTTTGCATCAACACCATCCGCACCCTCGCCATGGATGCGGTGGAACAGGCCCACTCGGGCCACCCGGGCGCGCCCATGGCGCTGGCGCCCGTGGCCTACCAACTGTGGCAGCAGGAGCTGCGCTACGACCCGGCCAGCCCCATCTGGCCCAACCGGGACCGGTTCGTGCTCTCCAACGGGCACGCCTCCATGCTGCTCTACTCCCTGCTCCACCTCACGGGCGTGCGCCGCGTCACCTCGGAGTACACCACCGAGGACCAGGTGGCCGTGTCGCTGGAGGACCTCAAGAAGTTCCGCCAGCTGGACAGCTCCACCCCCGGCCACCCCGAGTACCGCTGGACGAGCGGCGTGGAGACCACCACCGGCCCGCTGGGCCAGGGCGTGGCCAACACCGTGGGCATGGCCATCGCCAGCCGCTGGCTCGCCGGGTACTTCAACCGCCCCGGCTTCGAGCTGTTCGACTACGACGTCTATGCCCTGTGCGGTGACGGAGACCTGATGGAGGGCGTGGCCAGCGAGGCCGCCTCGCTCGCCGGGCACCTGAAGCTGCCCAACCTGTGCTGGGTCTACGACAGCAACCGCATCAGCATCGACGGCAGCACGGACCTGGCCTTCACCGAGGACGTGGGCAAGCGCTTCGAGGCCTATGGCTGGCGCGTGCTCCACGTGGCCGACGCCAACGACCTGGACGCGCTCTCGCAGGCCTTCCGCACCTTCAAGCAGGACCGCGGCCTGCCCACCCTCATCATCGTCACCACGCAGATCGGCTACGGCGCGCCCAAGAAGCAGGGCAGTGCGTCCGCCCACGGCGAGCCCCTGGGCGCGGAGGAGATCAAGGGCGCCAAGCGCAAGTACGGGTGGCCCGAGGACGCGCAGTTCCTCGTGCCCGAGGGCGTGCGCGAGCGCTTCTCCGAGCGGATGGGCGAGCGCGGCCGCCAGCTGCGCACGGAGTGGGAGGCCCGGTTCGCCGAGTACCAGAAGAAGCACCCGGAGCTGGCGGACCACCTCACGCGGATGCAGAAGCGCGAGTTGCCCGAGGGCTGGGACAAGGAGCTGCCGGTGTTCCCCGCGGACGCCAAGGGCGTGGCCACGCGCGAGTCGAGCGGCAAGGTGCTCAGCGCGCTGGCGAAGAACTACCCGTGGCTGGTGGGCGGCTCGGCGGACCTCAATCCGTCCACGAAGACGTACCTGTCGTTCTCGGGCGCGATGAAGCCGGGGGACCAGACGGGGCGCAACATCCACTTCGGCGTGCGCGAGCACGCCATGGGCTCCATCCTCAACGGCCTGGCGCTGAGCAAGGTGCGCCCCTACAGCGCCACCTTCCTCATCTTCAGCGAGTACGAGCGGCCCCCCATCCGCCTGTCGGCCATCATGGAGCTGCCGAGCATCCACATCTTCACCCATGACTCGATTGGCCTGGGCGAGGACGGCCCGACGCACCAGCCGGTGGAGCAGCTGCCGAGCCTGCGCGCGATTCCGGGCCTCATCGTGCTGCGGCCGGCGGACGCCAACGAGGTGACGGAGGCGTGGCGGGTGATTGCGCCGCTGCGGCACCAGCCGGTGGTGCTGGTGCTCACGCGCCAGGCGGTGCCCACGCTGGACCGGACGAAGTACGCACCGGCCTCGGGGCTGGCCAAGGGGGCGTACGTGCTGTCGGACAGCAAGGGCACGCCGGACGTCATCCTGATTGGCACGGGCAGCGAGGTGACGCTGTGCCTGCAGGCGCAGGAGCAGTTGGAGGGCCAGGGGGTGAAGGCGCGCGTGGTGAGCATGCCCTCGTGGGAGCTGTTCGAGCAGCAGGACGAGGCGTACCGCGAGCAGGTGCTGCCCTCGAGCGTGAGGGCGCGCGTGGCGGTGGAGAAGGCGGCGGCGTTCGGCTGGGAGCGCTTCGTGGGGCTGCGCGGGGCGGTGGTGGGCATGCGCAGCTTCGGGGCCTCGGCGCCGCTCAAGGCCCTGCAGCAGAAGTTCGGCTTCACCGTGGACAACGTGGTGAAGGTGGCCCGCGAGGTCATCGAGCAGGCGAAGAAGTAG
- a CDS encoding AAA family ATPase has protein sequence MGFTLDVHNYRALRKVRWSPSGVCAITGPNGAGKTTLLSTLEFLRYFLERGIQTAVEFSGGAASIKNQLASPQDGIRLMLEQGQNSWVLHVELRPPAFEVGERVRIGSTAVARQDPHPRSAVVQDHELTVSGDSVFSHAMTLLPPEQREALKGLHGLAANFRLYQNLQVWSLRTTGSPATTDLHLQPDGRNAFSVLRNWKAGRKEHEERWRFVRDGLEECFPELFEDIEFLSAGLTVAVRFFLKGLREPIDAYSAPHGLLITLLHLCAIASTPDGGAVAIDEPENGLHPYAIRTLMDLARARAEAKDLTILLATHSPVVLNTFNTEPERVYIMEPGHDVLPIALSEHSDPEWLAHFSLGDLYSDQTFGAQRRAPK, from the coding sequence ATGGGATTCACGTTGGATGTCCACAACTACCGTGCGCTCCGGAAGGTGCGCTGGAGTCCCTCGGGCGTCTGCGCCATCACGGGACCCAACGGCGCGGGCAAGACGACCCTGCTGTCCACCCTCGAGTTCCTCCGGTACTTCCTCGAGAGAGGTATCCAGACGGCCGTCGAGTTCTCGGGGGGAGCCGCGAGCATCAAGAACCAGCTCGCGTCGCCGCAGGATGGCATCCGGTTGATGCTGGAGCAGGGTCAGAACTCCTGGGTGCTCCATGTCGAGCTGCGTCCTCCCGCGTTCGAAGTCGGAGAGCGGGTGCGGATTGGCAGTACAGCCGTCGCGAGACAAGATCCCCACCCACGCTCGGCCGTCGTCCAGGACCATGAGCTGACGGTCTCGGGAGACTCCGTTTTCTCCCATGCCATGACCCTGCTTCCTCCGGAGCAGCGGGAAGCACTCAAGGGACTCCACGGGCTCGCGGCGAACTTCCGGCTGTACCAGAACCTCCAGGTCTGGAGCTTGCGGACGACGGGCTCTCCCGCGACCACGGACCTTCACCTGCAACCGGACGGACGCAATGCGTTCTCGGTGCTGCGCAACTGGAAGGCCGGCCGCAAGGAGCACGAAGAGCGCTGGCGCTTCGTCCGGGATGGACTGGAGGAGTGCTTCCCTGAGCTCTTCGAGGACATCGAGTTTCTCTCGGCCGGCCTGACCGTCGCCGTCCGGTTCTTCCTCAAGGGGTTGCGAGAGCCCATTGATGCCTACTCGGCGCCGCATGGCCTGCTCATCACGCTGCTCCACCTGTGTGCCATTGCCTCCACGCCAGACGGTGGCGCCGTGGCCATCGATGAGCCGGAGAATGGCCTGCACCCGTACGCCATCCGGACGTTGATGGACCTGGCGAGGGCCCGCGCCGAGGCGAAAGACCTGACCATCCTTCTCGCGACGCACTCGCCGGTGGTGCTCAACACCTTCAACACCGAGCCGGAGCGCGTCTACATCATGGAGCCCGGCCACGACGTGCTCCCCATCGCGTTGAGTGAGCACAGCGATCCGGAGTGGCTCGCCCACTTCTCGCTCGGAGACCTCTACAGCGACCAGACGTTCGGCGCGCAGAGGCGTGCACCCAAGTGA
- a CDS encoding GNAT family N-acetyltransferase, whose product MTTPDLRLVPALPEHVDLWMAMRDEPVSRRLMPLEPSTRESLLKRIQESTADLSDPKATSFRWMVELDGRIIGTVAAKELSRFQGRIEIGYMLSSAYHGRGLGTRAVGMVLERLFEWPFLHRVWLTTAADNLASQGLARKLGFTLEGVMREHYFIEGQRKDQQVWGLLRSEWEAARRSLRLSP is encoded by the coding sequence ATGACGACTCCGGACCTGCGCCTGGTTCCCGCCCTGCCCGAGCACGTGGACCTCTGGATGGCCATGCGGGACGAGCCCGTGTCACGCCGGCTCATGCCGCTGGAGCCCTCCACGCGCGAATCCCTGCTCAAGCGCATCCAGGAATCCACCGCTGACCTGTCGGACCCGAAGGCCACGAGCTTCCGGTGGATGGTGGAGCTCGACGGGCGCATCATCGGCACGGTGGCCGCGAAGGAGCTGTCGCGGTTCCAGGGGCGCATCGAGATTGGCTACATGCTCTCCAGCGCCTACCACGGCCGGGGCCTGGGCACGCGAGCGGTGGGGATGGTGCTGGAGCGGCTCTTCGAGTGGCCCTTCCTGCACCGGGTATGGCTCACCACCGCGGCGGACAACCTCGCCTCCCAGGGACTGGCGAGGAAGCTCGGCTTCACCTTGGAGGGCGTGATGCGCGAGCACTACTTCATCGAGGGTCAGCGCAAGGACCAGCAGGTGTGGGGCCTGTTGCGCTCGGAGTGGGAGGCAGCCCGGCGCTCCCTGCGACTGAGTCCGTGA
- a CDS encoding SRPBCC family protein, protein MKRVLVRVGLGFVGLVVVLTVVGLFLPRQWKVERSIVINASPEHIHPLVNDLKAWQSWAAWTQDMDPEVKNEYGGPASGVGAWWAWQGPKMGLGKMTITKSDVAAGVWVDEMIETRDAVNAHGSLTWTQEGGGTKVTWVDSGTLPPMGGYFVGMINDMLGNNFEQGLKHLKAEVEKRRAAEQEATQAVPAVP, encoded by the coding sequence ATGAAGCGCGTGCTGGTGCGTGTGGGCCTCGGGTTCGTGGGGCTCGTGGTGGTGTTGACGGTGGTGGGCCTGTTCCTGCCGAGGCAGTGGAAGGTGGAGCGGTCGATCGTCATCAACGCCTCGCCCGAGCACATCCACCCGCTCGTGAATGACCTCAAGGCCTGGCAGTCGTGGGCCGCGTGGACCCAGGACATGGACCCGGAGGTGAAGAACGAGTACGGCGGTCCCGCCTCGGGCGTGGGGGCATGGTGGGCGTGGCAGGGCCCGAAGATGGGGCTCGGGAAGATGACCATCACGAAGAGTGACGTGGCCGCGGGGGTATGGGTGGACGAGATGATCGAGACGCGTGACGCCGTCAACGCGCACGGCTCGCTCACGTGGACGCAGGAGGGTGGCGGGACGAAGGTGACGTGGGTGGACAGCGGCACGCTGCCGCCCATGGGGGGCTACTTCGTCGGGATGATCAACGACATGCTCGGCAACAACTTCGAGCAGGGCCTGAAGCACCTGAAGGCCGAGGTGGAGAAGCGCCGGGCCGCGGAGCAGGAGGCCACCCAGGCCGTGCCCGCGGTGCCGTGA